The DNA window AACGTGATAATGAAAATACCGCCGGGCTTCAGAACACGATGAATTTCTTCAAAGGTGCCAAAAGGGTCGGATAAATATTCAACTGAAACCGTGCAAATCGCGGCATCAAAAGCGCTGTCGTCAAAGGGCATATTCGAATTTGCGTTCAGATCGTGAACACAATATTCAGTTAGTCGATCGTTGGCCTGAAGTTCTGCTGCATTCATGCCCAGACCGGTGAGCGCTGTTAAGGCAAGGTCTTCCGGCAAGTGAGACACCCAGCTGCTCATCAAATCCAGAACGGCGTTCCCGGGTTTGAGCAACCTGCCATACAGACGGCGGATGGTATCAATTGCCGTTTCATCGATGTGCTGCACCAGGCGGGGTTGCGCGTAGAATTGATCGTCAGGGTTTTCATCGGGTCGACGGAAAGGATCTCCGTCAAAAAAATGGGTCGGGCTGCCGTTTACACGTGACTGCATTCCCGGCCCGTTGAGGGCGGTCTCCGCCCAGTCAATACTGGTGCCGCCATGTTCTTCAAATTTTTCACGGACGTCTTTGATGGTCGCTTTAAATGTGATGGGTTTGTCCGTTAGGGGATGATTCGCATCGGCCTTGATGCCGTCTCCGTTGGCAGATACACAGCGAAAAGGGGTCATGTTGTTAGGATAAACATTCGCTACTTTATTTAGGATTCCCAGAGGATAAAATCGGCCGAATCTGGGTTGAATCGGTTCCATCTGAGGAGCAAGGGGCGCAATCTGGCGTTGGTGAAACCTATAGATTTTGCGATCGTCTCTGGCCGCCACTAATGTTCCGGGTTTAGCCTGCAAAATGACCTGATCACCGCTTTTTTTGCCGTACAATTCTGCTTCCATTGGGGGAGGTAGAATATCACGCCACATATTAACTCTCTGGCCGTAGTAGCAGTCGGTATGTTGAATGCCGTTGTTTTGATAGGACGCACTAAATACAATGCTTGCCAAGACATCATCAGATATTTTATCCATCATTTATTCCCCCAACCTTAGGCGAGCGATATGGTCATTTTTAATTTCAGATACATAACGATAATGATTAATTCGGGAAGTGCAATTCGGACGACAATGAAGAGAGGTTATTCGTCTGACGCCTAATTTCGGGGCAAGAAACCCGAACGGTGAAGGGTGTATGCACAAATTTAAAGTCGGTTTAAATCTTTCTTGTAGGATTTCGCCTGCTTTAAGATAAGCTGTTGATCCTCAGGGTCTTTACGATGCCAGGTTCGGTACATCATACCGATACGGTGGTTGTTTTGTAATTTGTTGTGATGCCGGGCAAAAAAATCCCAGAATAAGCAGTTAAACGGGCATGCAGACTCTCCATGGGCTTTTTGACGGTCATAATGACACTGGCTGCAATAATCGCTCATCTTGTTAATATAGTTGGCTGAAGACACATAGGGTTTGGTGGCAACCAGGCCTCCGTCGGCCCACTGGCTCATTGCCCGGGTATTGGGCATCTCAACCCATTGGATGGCATCAATGTATACGCCCAGGTACCATTCTTCGACCTGGTCGGGATGCACCCCGGCCAGCAGGGCAAAATTCCCGGTTACCATCAGGCGTTGGATGTGATGCGCGTAAGCATGCTCTAATGATTGGCCGATGGCGGCCTGCATGCATTGCATTTTGGTCTCGGCGGTCCAGTAATAATCTGGCAAGTCGGTCTTGTGATTGAAAAAATTCATGTGCTCCAGTTTCGGCATCAGCGCCCAATAAATGCCGCGCATGTATTCGCGCCAACCCAGGATCTGGCGCACAAAGCCTTCAATCTGCTGAATCTTGATGGCGCGCTTTTGCTTCTCCCAGGTTCGGATGGCCGCTTTGATGACTTCAAGTGGGTGCAGCATCTTGGTATTGAGCGCAAATGAAATCCGGGCATGGAATAGCGACCAGCTTTCAGTGGTCATGGCATCTTGATAGGTGCCGAATTCTTTGAGCCCATCTTTTAAAAATGCATTTAACAAGGCAAGAGACTGGGACCGACTGATCGGCCAGATTAAAGTTTTTTTCTGGACGCTGCCGAAGGTCTTGACTCCGGCCTTCTCGATCATTTTATGAAGCTCAGTGACATCATTGCGAAATAATTTGGGCTTGGGAATCGGAACCCGGCCATCGTAGCGCCGGCGGTTTTCCACATCGAAGTTCCAGCGCCCGCCCTGCGGCTTGTCGCCGTCCATTAGAATGTCATGTTTTTTGCGCATCTGGCGATAGAAGGATTCCATCAAATAGCGTTTTTTCTCGGCAAAAAAATCTTTAAAATCCTCGCGTCGGGTGACAAAATGCTCAGTGTCGACCGCCTCCGAGGAAACCGAAAGCGATTTGGCCAGTTTGCGCAGCTCGACATCCAGGCGGTATTCATCGGGCAACAGATACTCGAAATGTGCATACTGCTTTTTTTTAAGCAGTTGTTTGATGTTGCCTGCGATGGTTTGCTTATTTTTCGGATCATCCAGCCGCAGATAAATGACGCTGTGCCCTTTTGCTTCTAATTTTTCCGCAAAAGCGCGCATGGCCGCAAAAAAGGCCAGCACTTTTTGAACGTGATGCTTGACATAATCTGTTTCTTGACGAATTTCCATCAGGACATAGGCAACCGTTTTGTCCGGTTTTTGAAACCAGGGGTGATTTTCGTTTAGCTGATCGCCGAGGATGAGTCTTAATGTTTTTGCCGTCGCCATGTGTCGTTTCCAATTTGTGAGAGAAATGTTAAATTTGAACAATGATTGATGCGGTAGACTGTTACGCAGTCAAAATTCGCAGGGCGGTTGTGTTATTTTCTGCTCTGTTCTTCCAGGGCATCCACTTTTTTGACATAGGCCCCAATATCACATTTGCGCTCCAGCCCGGAGGCGGCCATATACCGTACTTTGCCGAAAATCGGCCGTTCAAACCATGCCCGGTCATGGACACCAAACACCCAGGCCACACCGGTGTAGGAATTGGCGTCGCGGCCGTCCAGGAAATATTTATTGTTAATGGCCAAAGTTGTCTTAAAAGCCTGTTCCGGTGTTGGCATCCATTCCAGAATCTTTTTGCCCCAGTACATGCGCATGTAATTGTGCATAAATCCGGTGGTCTTCATTTCCCGCATGGCCGCATTCCAATACTCATCGTGGGTTTTGGCATTTTCCAGCTGCCGGCGCGTATACCTATGCTCACGCTTGTCTTTTTTATGCTCGCTTAAGGTCTTTTGCGCCCAGTTCGGCAAACATTGATAAGAATCATAGTCGGGCGTGTAATAGACAAAGTTCATGGCCAGTTCGCGCCGCACGATTAATTCCTCCAGATACGCCTCCTGGGCATCCTTGAATCGCATGTCGCTTTTGAGGACCTGCAAGGCCAGATAAAGCGGGGAGATCTGACCGAAATGCAAATATTTGCTCATATGAGAGACATCATCGGTTTGGGGCTGGTTGCGATTTTTCACATAATTTCCAAATCGGTGTCTAAGGAAATCGGCAAATATTTTGTGTGCCTTTGATGTGCCACCTTTAAACAAATCACTGACCGCTGAAACATTAGGATCAATTTTCAATTTAGCTAATATGGCATCAATGTCTTTCAAATCGATGCCCTTAGCACTAAGGGAAAGAGATGCGTGTTTTACTTTTGTGGGTTTAAAGTCCGTTAGATAATTGTTCAGCTGTTTATGGATTTTAGGGCGTATGGTGCGGGCTGCGTATTCGGCTTTGTTGGACACCACCTCGAGCGGCACAACCACATCGCTTTCGATCTGAATCACCCGGCAACCGGCTTTCCGGGCAACTTTTTGCCGCCACTGTTTTTGGTGCCTGAGATATCCGCGGTCGCATACGACCAGGGATGCCTTTTGGCAGGCGACAAGGGCGACATCAGCCGGGTGGCCTTTTTGAACGACCATTTTGATGCCGCGTTTGGCAAGCGTCGTCTGGGTCTCCTGCAGCCCCTCTAACATGAAGGTGTAATGGCGCAAATTGGCCTCGGGATAGTCGTCCATCAGCCCGAAAACAACTAAAATGCCCTGCCCTCTTTGATTCGCCTGCTGCACCGCATATTCCAGCGCATGGTTATATTCGGCCCGCTGAGACTGCTGCATCCAGTACAGCACAAAATTACCCTGACGCGCATCAAGATCATTTAGCGACTGAATACGCGATTCATGAATATCCTGATATTTCATGTGGTGATACCTTCGAGCCGCGGTAGCTTTATTTTTTTGCTGCACCATCGAGTTTTGTTTGCAACTTTAACCAGTCATTGAGCTCCAACAGGGTTTGGGACAATTGATAGCGGCCGCCGGCAAATACGCCATAATCGCCCCCGCCGGCCATAGACGAAGCAAAACGGATCGTATTGGAATAAAACAACCAGGTGGTGCTCCATTTTTTTTCAATGGCTTCGTCATAGGGGTTGTCCTGCCGGTCGGCCAGACCGCGTTTCCAGATGTCCTGCATGATGCGGGTGGCGGTCAGGGTCTGGGCGTTGGTTTCTTTGATGGTGTTTTCAAAGCGTTGCCAGTGGCCATTAACCCAGGAAGCATCATGGCAATTCAGACAAGCCGCCTGCATGGCCTGTTTGCGAACAGCCATCTCTTTTTCATCGATAAGATATTTGGATGCCAGGCCACCGTCCAGATCGGTCGGCAGCGGCAGTCCGTCTTTGTTGCGGATAATGCTGGTATCGGGTTCAATGGGATGCGGATGGGCGTAAATCAGACCCAAAATGCGCCACGGCAGCCGATTGTTCATCTGATGGGTTCGTTCAACCACCACCTCCTCATCGGTGTTTACCAATAAGCTGATATGACAGGTAGCGCAGGTGGGGGCGGTAAAGTCCTTGCCGATGGTCCACGGCACGGCCTTGAAATCCCAGGTGGCTTGCTTACTTGCAAAGATGTTGCCGTGTTTGCTGGCGCTATAGACTTTATAAGCCGGCACATCGGGGCCCACGTGGCATTCTTTGCAGGTATAAGGTTTGCGTGCCACTTCAATAGAGAACGTGTGACGCGTGTGGCAGGCTGAGCAGGCGCCCATACTGCCGTCCAGATTGATGCGGCCCACACCCTGATTGGGCCAGCCCTTGATAATTGGAAATTCCAGCTCACCGGCTGCTTCGGTGTCGCGGACTTCGGTGCCGGTCAGCTCAAGCTTGGTGCCGTGGCAGTAGTAGCACGCTTCAGCTTTGGTGGCCTCGTTGGCGGGCGACCGCGTTATTTTACCGTCCTTGTATGTTGTAGAGGCCAGCACAGCATGCTCATGCTTTTGATGCAGCTGGTTATGCACCAGATTACCGTACGCATGCGACATGATGTTTTTGGCATATTGCTTTCTTTCGGTCGCATGACAGGTCTGACAGTCATCGGGGCTGACCACCACATGAACATCATAGCCGTTATGCTCAAAGGTATCCGCATGGGCTTCGGGTCTGAGCGTGTGGCATTCGGCGCATCCCACCACAACGTTTTGCAGGCTTTCTGGCACCGAGGTGCTGGAAACTTTGCGGCCAACACCCTCCACTGCCATGGCTTTTTGAGGGGAGATCATGGCATGACGACTTTTTTGCCAACCGCTGACGATTCCCGGGTGAATCGATGCGTGGCAGTCGATACACTCGGCACTGGCTTCGCTGAGGGGTATCTCATCCGCTCCAGCAAAGCTGTTAATTAACACAACCAAACAGACCGTCAGGATGAACACAAACCATTTCATATGTCGCTCCTTATAATTAAGTCAGACAGGTAATCTGAGGGTTAGCGGCGGCTTCCAAAGAACGCTTCGAGAGCTGTTTGCCGATAATCAAATATGTCATTCAGCTTGCAGCGTATTACCATATTGTGCAGGATTTGTCCAAGCCAACCAAATTTGAGAGCATAGTGGACCGTATCCTGCATTTCAATGCCGCCGGTCTGTTCGATGAATCTGTGTTGATGGTGCCAGAAACGATACGGACCCAATCGCATCTCATCGATGAAAAAATAAGGTTCATTGACATGGGTAATTTCAGTGATCCAGGTGGTTGGGAGTTGAAAGATCGTTTTGAGTCGGTAGCTGATAATCATCCCGGCGTACATTTGGTCAGGGATGGTATTGGTTATTTTAAAGTCAAGCCAAACCGGGGTGATTTGTTGGAGATTATGGGGATCGGAAAAGAATGCCCAGGCCGTTTTAAGGGATATGGGTAACAATTGGCGGCGTTCAAGCCGATATAGTTTCATAAAATTTATAAACGATGTCATGTGAAACCCAAAATGCAAATGCTGACATCCGGCTGCCAGATGATGGATGTTATGATCAGATGTCACTT is part of the Desulfobacterales bacterium genome and encodes:
- a CDS encoding methyltransferase domain-containing protein, translated to MMDKISDDVLASIVFSASYQNNGIQHTDCYYGQRVNMWRDILPPPMEAELYGKKSGDQVILQAKPGTLVAARDDRKIYRFHQRQIAPLAPQMEPIQPRFGRFYPLGILNKVANVYPNNMTPFRCVSANGDGIKADANHPLTDKPITFKATIKDVREKFEEHGGTSIDWAETALNGPGMQSRVNGSPTHFFDGDPFRRPDENPDDQFYAQPRLVQHIDETAIDTIRRLYGRLLKPGNAVLDLMSSWVSHLPEDLALTALTGLGMNAAELQANDRLTEYCVHDLNANSNMPFDDSAFDAAICTVSVEYLSDPFGTFEEIHRVLKPGGIFIITFSNRWFPPKAINIWPQLHEFERMGLVLEFFLKSGQYTHLHTYSMRGLPRPADDQYASQVLFSDPVYAVWGYTREK
- a CDS encoding cryptochrome/photolyase family protein, giving the protein MATAKTLRLILGDQLNENHPWFQKPDKTVAYVLMEIRQETDYVKHHVQKVLAFFAAMRAFAEKLEAKGHSVIYLRLDDPKNKQTIAGNIKQLLKKKQYAHFEYLLPDEYRLDVELRKLAKSLSVSSEAVDTEHFVTRREDFKDFFAEKKRYLMESFYRQMRKKHDILMDGDKPQGGRWNFDVENRRRYDGRVPIPKPKLFRNDVTELHKMIEKAGVKTFGSVQKKTLIWPISRSQSLALLNAFLKDGLKEFGTYQDAMTTESWSLFHARISFALNTKMLHPLEVIKAAIRTWEKQKRAIKIQQIEGFVRQILGWREYMRGIYWALMPKLEHMNFFNHKTDLPDYYWTAETKMQCMQAAIGQSLEHAYAHHIQRLMVTGNFALLAGVHPDQVEEWYLGVYIDAIQWVEMPNTRAMSQWADGGLVATKPYVSSANYINKMSDYCSQCHYDRQKAHGESACPFNCLFWDFFARHHNKLQNNHRIGMMYRTWHRKDPEDQQLILKQAKSYKKDLNRL
- a CDS encoding deoxyribodipyrimidine photo-lyase, with the translated sequence MKYQDIHESRIQSLNDLDARQGNFVLYWMQQSQRAEYNHALEYAVQQANQRGQGILVVFGLMDDYPEANLRHYTFMLEGLQETQTTLAKRGIKMVVQKGHPADVALVACQKASLVVCDRGYLRHQKQWRQKVARKAGCRVIQIESDVVVPLEVVSNKAEYAARTIRPKIHKQLNNYLTDFKPTKVKHASLSLSAKGIDLKDIDAILAKLKIDPNVSAVSDLFKGGTSKAHKIFADFLRHRFGNYVKNRNQPQTDDVSHMSKYLHFGQISPLYLALQVLKSDMRFKDAQEAYLEELIVRRELAMNFVYYTPDYDSYQCLPNWAQKTLSEHKKDKREHRYTRRQLENAKTHDEYWNAAMREMKTTGFMHNYMRMYWGKKILEWMPTPEQAFKTTLAINNKYFLDGRDANSYTGVAWVFGVHDRAWFERPIFGKVRYMAASGLERKCDIGAYVKKVDALEEQSRK
- a CDS encoding multiheme c-type cytochrome; protein product: MKWFVFILTVCLVVLINSFAGADEIPLSEASAECIDCHASIHPGIVSGWQKSRHAMISPQKAMAVEGVGRKVSSTSVPESLQNVVVGCAECHTLRPEAHADTFEHNGYDVHVVVSPDDCQTCHATERKQYAKNIMSHAYGNLVHNQLHQKHEHAVLASTTYKDGKITRSPANEATKAEACYYCHGTKLELTGTEVRDTEAAGELEFPIIKGWPNQGVGRINLDGSMGACSACHTRHTFSIEVARKPYTCKECHVGPDVPAYKVYSASKHGNIFASKQATWDFKAVPWTIGKDFTAPTCATCHISLLVNTDEEVVVERTHQMNNRLPWRILGLIYAHPHPIEPDTSIIRNKDGLPLPTDLDGGLASKYLIDEKEMAVRKQAMQAACLNCHDASWVNGHWQRFENTIKETNAQTLTATRIMQDIWKRGLADRQDNPYDEAIEKKWSTTWLFYSNTIRFASSMAGGGDYGVFAGGRYQLSQTLLELNDWLKLQTKLDGAAKK
- a CDS encoding SRPBCC family protein codes for the protein MTSFINFMKLYRLERRQLLPISLKTAWAFFSDPHNLQQITPVWLDFKITNTIPDQMYAGMIISYRLKTIFQLPTTWITEITHVNEPYFFIDEMRLGPYRFWHHQHRFIEQTGGIEMQDTVHYALKFGWLGQILHNMVIRCKLNDIFDYRQTALEAFFGSRR